The stretch of DNA GGAGTAGAAGGCGTTGGTTACAATGAAATTGTAGATATTGAAACACCTACTGGTGAAAAAAGAAGTGGACAAGTTCTTGAAGTAACTAAAGATGTTGCTGTTATCCAAGTATTCGAAGGAACTAATGACTTAAACACAAAAGATACTAAAACAAGATTCACTGGTCAAACAGCTAAAATTGGTGTATCCAGAGACATGATGGGACGTATCTTTAACGGTATTGGTAAACCTATTGACGGTGGACCAGAAATTATTCCAGACGAAGAATTGGATATTAACGGGGCTCCTATGAACCCTGCTTCTCGTGAATTCCCTGAAGAATTTATTCAAACTGGTATCTCTACCATTGACGGAATGAACACATTAGTAAGAGGACAAAAACTTCCTATCTTTTCAGGATCTGGTTTACCTCACAACGATTTAGCTGTACAGATTGCAAGACAAGCTAAAGTATTAGGTGCTGACGACGAATTTGCAGTAATTTTCGCAGCAATGGGTATTACAAACGAAGAAGCAAACTTCTTTATGAGAGACTTCGAACGTACTGGAGCTTTAGAAAAATTAACAGTATTCATGAACTTAGCAGACGACCCTGCTATTGAAAGGATCTTAACTCCAAAAATGGCTTTAACTACTGCTGAATATTATGCATTTACCTTAGGTATGCAAGTATTGGTTATCTTAACAGATATGACCAACTACTGCGAAGCTTTAAGGGAAATTTCCGCAGCAAGGGAAGAAGTACCTGGAAGAAGAGGTTATCCTGGTTACATGTATACTGACCTTGCAGGTATCTATGAAAGAGCAGGACGTATTGATGGAAAAGAAGGTTCTATTACTCAAATGCCTATCTTAGTTATGCCTCAAGACGATATTACTCACCCAATTCCTGACTTAACCGGTTATATTACCGAAGGACAAATCGTATTAAGTAGGGAAATCTCAAGGAAAGGTATTTACCCTCCTGTAGACGTACTTCCTTCACTTTCTCGTTTGATGAGTGGTGGTATTGGTGGAGACAAAACTAGGGATGACCACAGTGGTGTATCTGACCAACTCTATTCTGCATATGCAGAAGGTCGTGAGTTAAGAGACTTAGTTGCGGTTGTAGGGGAAGAAGCACTTACTGAA from Methanobrevibacter sp. YE315 encodes:
- a CDS encoding V-type ATP synthase subunit B — encoded protein: MNTNIKTREYTTVSEVSGPLMVVEGVEGVGYNEIVDIETPTGEKRSGQVLEVTKDVAVIQVFEGTNDLNTKDTKTRFTGQTAKIGVSRDMMGRIFNGIGKPIDGGPEIIPDEELDINGAPMNPASREFPEEFIQTGISTIDGMNTLVRGQKLPIFSGSGLPHNDLAVQIARQAKVLGADDEFAVIFAAMGITNEEANFFMRDFERTGALEKLTVFMNLADDPAIERILTPKMALTTAEYYAFTLGMQVLVILTDMTNYCEALREISAAREEVPGRRGYPGYMYTDLAGIYERAGRIDGKEGSITQMPILVMPQDDITHPIPDLTGYITEGQIVLSREISRKGIYPPVDVLPSLSRLMSGGIGGDKTRDDHSGVSDQLYSAYAEGRELRDLVAVVGEEALTERDQKFLEFAQAFEDQFITQSKDEDRTIFETLDLGWSLLKILPKTELKRVKEEFIEQYLPKDD